From a single Arthrobacter sp. SLBN-112 genomic region:
- a CDS encoding ABC transporter ATP-binding protein, with product MSPEPTREAGTKAGPASKTASADVVRIPRPAGGPGRGGPFAGMNVPAEKAMNFKGSAKRLLATLRPERAWLILVLFMAVAGVVLQVIGPRLLGEGTNLIFAGAVSKQLPPGVTQAQLIAQLRAAGENQNADMLSAMTLTPGTGIDFGALASVLTWALVLYVLGSAFMWGTAYVLNGVVQRTVFGLREKIEAKINRLPLRYFDSIQRGELLSRVTNDVDNISQSLQQSISQAVTSVLTVLGVLVMMFILSPTLALIALVTIPLTLGITALIAKRSQKLFVQQWKNTGELNGQIEETYTGHALVKVFGRQREVGERFRQKNVELYEASFGAQFISGLIMPAMTFIGNLVYVGIAVVGGLQVASGAMQLGDVQAFIQYSRQFTQPLAQLGSMANLLQSGVASAERVFELLDTEEQSADPVGASLQSPDGAARGRLVFEDVSFSYSPDKPLISGLSLVAEPGQTVAIVGPTGAGKTTLVNLMMRFYELDAGRITLDGVDITTMTRNDLRSRMGMVLQDTWLFGGTIRDNIAYGRPTASSDEILEAATATYVDRFVKSLPEGYDTVLDDEGANVSAGEKQLLTIARAFLARPSVLILDEATSSVDTRTEVLVQKAMSALRSDRTSFVIAHRLSTIRDADLILVMENGQIVEQGTHGSLLAAGGAYARLYEAQFAAPVAEV from the coding sequence ATGAGCCCGGAACCCACGCGCGAGGCCGGCACCAAGGCCGGGCCTGCGTCCAAAACTGCAAGTGCCGACGTCGTACGCATTCCCCGCCCGGCCGGTGGACCGGGAAGGGGCGGCCCGTTTGCCGGGATGAATGTCCCGGCCGAGAAGGCGATGAACTTCAAAGGCTCGGCCAAGCGGCTGCTGGCCACGCTGCGGCCGGAGCGTGCGTGGCTGATCCTGGTGCTGTTCATGGCCGTGGCGGGCGTGGTGCTGCAGGTGATCGGGCCGCGGCTGCTGGGCGAGGGCACCAACCTGATTTTCGCCGGGGCGGTGTCCAAGCAGCTGCCGCCGGGCGTGACGCAGGCGCAGCTGATCGCGCAGCTGCGGGCGGCGGGGGAGAACCAGAACGCGGACATGCTCAGCGCCATGACGCTGACGCCAGGGACGGGGATCGATTTCGGCGCGTTGGCCAGCGTGCTGACGTGGGCGCTGGTGCTGTATGTGCTCGGGTCGGCGTTCATGTGGGGGACGGCGTATGTGCTGAACGGCGTGGTGCAGCGGACCGTGTTCGGGCTGCGCGAGAAGATTGAGGCGAAGATCAATCGGCTGCCGCTGCGGTATTTCGACTCGATCCAGCGCGGCGAGCTGCTCAGCCGAGTCACCAACGATGTGGACAACATTTCGCAGAGCCTGCAGCAGTCCATCAGCCAGGCGGTGACGTCGGTGCTGACGGTGCTGGGCGTGCTGGTGATGATGTTCATCCTGTCGCCCACGCTGGCGCTGATAGCGCTGGTGACCATTCCGCTGACGCTGGGCATCACTGCGCTGATTGCCAAGCGCTCGCAGAAGCTGTTCGTGCAGCAGTGGAAGAACACGGGCGAGCTGAACGGGCAGATCGAGGAGACCTACACGGGGCATGCGCTGGTGAAGGTGTTCGGCCGGCAGCGCGAGGTGGGGGAGCGGTTCCGGCAGAAGAACGTTGAGCTGTATGAGGCGAGCTTCGGCGCGCAGTTTATTTCCGGGCTGATCATGCCCGCGATGACGTTCATCGGGAACCTGGTGTACGTGGGGATTGCCGTGGTGGGCGGCCTGCAGGTGGCGTCCGGGGCGATGCAGCTGGGCGACGTGCAGGCATTCATCCAGTACTCGCGGCAGTTCACCCAGCCACTGGCGCAGCTGGGGTCCATGGCCAACCTGCTGCAGTCCGGCGTGGCGTCCGCCGAGCGGGTGTTCGAGCTGCTGGACACGGAGGAGCAGTCGGCGGATCCTGTGGGGGCCTCCCTGCAGAGCCCGGACGGTGCGGCGCGGGGGCGGCTGGTGTTTGAGGATGTGTCGTTCTCTTATTCACCGGACAAGCCCCTGATTAGTGGGTTGTCGCTGGTGGCGGAGCCGGGGCAGACTGTGGCGATTGTTGGGCCGACGGGGGCGGGCAAGACCACGCTGGTGAACCTGATGATGCGGTTCTATGAGCTGGATGCCGGGCGGATCACTTTGGATGGCGTGGACATCACCACCATGACCCGGAACGACCTGCGCTCACGGATGGGGATGGTGCTGCAGGATACGTGGCTGTTCGGCGGGACCATCCGGGACAACATCGCGTACGGGCGGCCTACTGCTTCTTCGGACGAGATTCTGGAGGCGGCAACGGCTACCTATGTGGACCGGTTCGTGAAGTCCTTGCCCGAGGGGTACGACACGGTGCTGGACGACGAGGGCGCCAACGTGTCCGCTGGTGAGAAGCAGCTGCTGACCATTGCCCGGGCGTTCCTGGCCCGGCCCTCTGTTTTGATCCTTGACGAGGCGACGTCTTCGGTGGACACCCGGACCGAGGTGCTGGTGCAGAAGGCCATGAGTGCTTTGCGGTCCGACCGGACGTCATTCGTCATTGCGCACCGGCTGTCCACGATCCGCGACGCCGACCTCATCCTGGTGATGGAGAACGGCCAGATCGTGGAGCAGGGGACGCACGGTTCACTGCTGGCCGCCGGTGGCGCTTACGCGCGGCTGTACGAGGCCCAATTCGCGGCGCCGGTGGCGGAGGTTTGA
- a CDS encoding ABC transporter ATP-binding protein: MLWKLLVEYLRPHRPLLAAVVVFQLAQSIASLYLPTLNADIIDQGVARGDTGYIMSTGSFMLLITLAQIVCAVIAVYFGAKAAMGLGRDLRGDIFERVGQFSEQEVTRFGAPSLITRSTNDVQQVQQLVLMSATLMVAAPMLSIGGVIMAIRQDAQLSWLIAVCVPVLLIAVGLIVTRMVPLFRKMQARIDTVNRVLREQLTGIRVVRAFVREDMETARFARANTDVTDVALRAGRLMALMFPVVMLVLNVSSVAVIWFGSFRIEDGSMQVGTLIAFLSYLMQILMSVMMATFMAVMIPRASVSADRIGEVLGTESSVRPPEKPVTSAAMAGRQRRGELEMRDVGFAYPGADQPVLSGISFTAKAGQTTAIIGSTGSGKTTLVNLMPRLFDVTSGAVLIDGVDIRELDPDLLWGHIGLVPQRPYLFSGTVRSNLLYGNPDATEDELWTALEIAQARDFVEQMEEGLDAAISQGGTNVSGGQRQRLAIARALVKRPELYIFDDSFSSLDTGTDARLRQALKRSTAGATLVIIAQRVSSIVDADRILVLDDGRIVAHGTHHELLETSETYREIVSSQLAAEETV, translated from the coding sequence TTGCTCTGGAAGTTGCTCGTCGAATACCTGCGGCCGCACCGGCCGCTGCTCGCCGCCGTCGTGGTTTTCCAGCTGGCGCAGTCCATCGCGTCGCTGTACCTGCCCACGCTGAACGCGGACATCATTGACCAGGGTGTGGCCAGGGGCGATACCGGTTACATCATGTCCACGGGCAGTTTCATGCTGCTCATCACGCTGGCCCAGATCGTCTGCGCCGTCATCGCCGTGTACTTCGGCGCCAAGGCCGCCATGGGGCTGGGCCGGGACCTGCGCGGCGACATCTTCGAACGCGTGGGCCAGTTCTCCGAGCAGGAAGTCACCCGCTTCGGCGCTCCCAGCCTGATCACCAGGTCCACCAATGACGTCCAGCAGGTCCAGCAGCTGGTGCTGATGTCCGCCACACTCATGGTCGCCGCGCCCATGCTCAGCATCGGCGGGGTGATCATGGCCATCCGGCAGGACGCCCAGTTGTCCTGGCTCATTGCCGTGTGCGTCCCGGTGCTGCTGATCGCCGTCGGCCTGATCGTCACGCGCATGGTGCCGCTGTTCCGCAAGATGCAGGCCCGGATCGACACCGTGAACCGCGTCCTGCGCGAGCAGCTCACCGGCATCCGCGTGGTGCGGGCATTCGTGCGCGAGGACATGGAAACGGCCCGCTTCGCCCGCGCCAACACCGACGTCACGGACGTTGCCCTGCGCGCCGGCCGCCTGATGGCCCTCATGTTCCCGGTGGTCATGCTGGTCCTGAACGTCTCCAGCGTGGCGGTGATCTGGTTCGGGTCGTTCCGGATCGAGGACGGGTCCATGCAGGTGGGCACCCTGATCGCGTTCCTGAGCTACCTGATGCAGATCCTGATGTCCGTCATGATGGCCACCTTCATGGCGGTCATGATCCCGCGCGCCTCGGTGTCCGCGGACCGGATCGGCGAGGTGCTGGGCACCGAGTCCAGCGTGCGGCCGCCCGAGAAGCCGGTCACCAGCGCGGCCATGGCAGGCAGGCAGCGGCGCGGCGAGCTGGAAATGCGCGACGTCGGATTCGCCTACCCTGGTGCCGACCAGCCGGTCCTTTCCGGGATCAGCTTCACCGCCAAGGCAGGACAGACGACGGCGATCATCGGCAGCACCGGGTCCGGCAAGACCACCCTGGTGAACCTGATGCCGCGGCTTTTCGACGTCACCTCCGGGGCGGTGCTGATCGACGGCGTGGACATCCGCGAGCTGGACCCGGACCTGCTGTGGGGGCACATCGGCCTGGTGCCGCAGCGGCCCTACCTGTTCTCCGGCACCGTGCGCAGCAACCTGCTGTACGGCAACCCGGACGCCACCGAGGACGAGTTGTGGACGGCGCTGGAGATCGCCCAGGCCCGCGACTTCGTGGAGCAGATGGAGGAAGGGCTGGACGCGGCCATCTCGCAGGGCGGCACCAACGTTTCCGGCGGGCAACGGCAGCGGCTGGCCATCGCACGGGCCCTGGTGAAGCGGCCCGAGCTCTACATTTTTGACGATTCGTTCTCGTCCCTGGACACGGGCACCGACGCCAGGCTGCGCCAGGCCCTGAAGCGCAGCACCGCCGGCGCCACGCTGGTGATCATCGCCCAGCGCGTGTCCAGCATCGTGGATGCGGACCGGATCTTAGTGCTCGACGACGGCAGGATCGTTGCGCACGGAACGCACCATGAGTTGCTGGAGACGTCCGAGACGTACCGCGAGATTGTCTCGTCCCAGCTGGCAGCGGAGGAGACGGTATGA
- a CDS encoding PucR family transcriptional regulator, producing MSETTHLNDGIHLADLLRLLENTGLVLLSRAVPPRLSLVSPSLYDPFIPLEGLRGGILLGIGRHPADPGTAGVIRDAAEAGFAAVVLKKLRQDIEPLAEVADHAGIALLVVDDEVGWRHLNALLDSALNASADAGNPIQPLGVGDLFALANAIAAMVGGATTIENLQEQVLAYSTLEDQPIDEDRRRGILGRQVPYLPENAGQYASVFRSSGAVRIEGVRPAMDRMAIAVRAGKEPLGSIWVVDVHGDLDGDAEQALERAADIAALHMLRARNSHDLARQQRAELLRRLLEGGDDAILVAEQLGLRHSGPFAVVAFQPEVGQAAETTLVRVVDLVTTQCEAHGQGAQCVQVGPTIYAIFPAAATSSLGSIATLVRRLNDRARASLGVELRAAAGPAVDTVSDISRSRHDADLVLLMLSSDGSRGTYASAGEVRSRLTLLELAATFRAAPHLLSAAARKIRQYDADFGTGYALTLRTYLDCSRDSARTAAALSLHQNTLRYRLKRLRDLFGVDLDQPEDTLVLWLGLHVLELN from the coding sequence ATGAGCGAGACCACTCACCTCAACGACGGCATCCACCTGGCCGACCTGCTGCGGTTGCTTGAGAACACGGGACTGGTCCTGCTTTCAAGGGCGGTGCCGCCCAGGTTGTCTCTGGTGAGTCCGTCGCTCTATGACCCGTTCATCCCGCTTGAAGGGCTGCGGGGAGGTATTTTGCTCGGGATCGGGCGGCACCCCGCGGACCCGGGCACTGCCGGCGTGATCCGGGATGCGGCGGAGGCCGGCTTTGCGGCCGTGGTGCTCAAGAAACTCCGCCAGGACATCGAACCCCTTGCAGAGGTGGCGGACCATGCCGGGATTGCCCTCCTGGTGGTGGACGACGAAGTGGGCTGGCGCCACCTGAATGCGCTGCTGGATTCTGCCCTCAACGCCTCGGCAGATGCCGGCAACCCCATCCAACCGCTGGGAGTGGGGGACCTTTTCGCGCTGGCAAATGCCATCGCGGCGATGGTGGGCGGGGCAACCACCATCGAGAACCTGCAGGAACAGGTGCTGGCGTACTCCACGCTTGAGGACCAGCCCATCGATGAGGACCGGCGCCGGGGAATCCTTGGCCGGCAGGTTCCGTACCTGCCCGAGAACGCGGGCCAGTACGCGTCGGTGTTCCGTTCCTCCGGGGCAGTCCGGATCGAAGGCGTCCGGCCCGCCATGGACAGGATGGCGATAGCGGTCCGGGCAGGTAAGGAGCCGTTGGGGTCAATCTGGGTTGTTGATGTGCATGGAGATCTGGACGGAGATGCCGAACAGGCCTTGGAGCGCGCCGCGGATATCGCAGCGCTCCACATGCTCCGCGCCCGCAACAGCCATGATCTAGCACGCCAGCAGCGGGCGGAACTCCTCCGCAGGCTGCTCGAAGGAGGTGACGACGCCATCCTGGTGGCAGAACAGCTGGGGCTGCGGCACTCCGGCCCCTTCGCCGTCGTCGCTTTCCAGCCGGAGGTTGGCCAGGCAGCCGAGACCACACTGGTCCGCGTTGTGGACCTGGTGACCACGCAGTGCGAAGCCCACGGCCAGGGTGCCCAGTGCGTTCAGGTCGGCCCCACCATCTATGCAATCTTCCCGGCGGCAGCCACGTCATCCCTGGGCTCAATCGCAACCCTTGTCCGGCGGCTCAACGATCGGGCGAGAGCCTCGCTCGGGGTTGAGCTGCGGGCCGCGGCAGGTCCCGCCGTCGACACCGTCTCAGACATCAGCCGTTCACGGCACGACGCTGACCTTGTCCTGCTCATGCTCTCCTCGGATGGGTCGCGGGGAACGTACGCCAGCGCCGGGGAGGTCCGCAGCCGCCTCACCCTCCTGGAGCTGGCCGCGACGTTCCGTGCGGCACCGCACCTTCTGTCCGCTGCCGCACGGAAAATCAGACAGTACGACGCCGATTTCGGCACCGGATATGCCCTGACGCTGCGGACATACCTCGACTGCTCCCGCGATTCCGCAAGGACGGCGGCAGCCTTGTCCCTGCACCAGAACACACTCCGGTACCGCCTCAAGCGCCTGCGCGACCTCTTCGGCGTGGATCTGGACCAGCCTGAGGACACGCTGGTGCTATGGCTGGGCCTGCACGTGCTCGAACTGAACTAG
- a CDS encoding ABC transporter substrate-binding protein has protein sequence MRITPRAVTARTAVLAAGVALATGLAACSAGTTPAGNANTFSGGAVDPAAAAALPDRYKSAGVINVASDIPYPPMEMFDDNQQLTGLDYDLAQALGAKLGVRLELRTQAFDSIIPSLQSGKNDIIMSGMNDTSKRQETLDFVDYFHAGFSILVPEGNPGNITAVLDLCDKDVAVQKATVQAEILRTYEQQCLDKGSQPIRISELPLETDVQTAVRSGKAAADVVDSAAAAYAATTAGGGRIFDLVKDPANPAGYNPVYTGIGVLKKDAELSKALLAALQSLIADGTYDQILAKYNLSDYTVKETGLNLGGTKP, from the coding sequence ATGCGCATCACACCCCGTGCTGTAACCGCCCGCACAGCCGTCCTGGCCGCCGGCGTCGCCCTGGCCACAGGCCTGGCAGCCTGCTCGGCAGGCACAACACCTGCCGGCAACGCCAACACCTTTTCGGGAGGCGCCGTGGACCCCGCGGCCGCTGCCGCCCTTCCCGATCGCTACAAGAGCGCAGGCGTCATCAACGTCGCCTCCGACATTCCCTATCCACCCATGGAGATGTTCGACGATAACCAGCAGCTCACGGGCCTCGACTACGACCTTGCCCAGGCCCTCGGAGCCAAGCTCGGCGTGCGGCTGGAGCTCCGGACCCAGGCGTTCGACAGCATTATTCCTTCGCTGCAATCGGGCAAGAACGACATCATCATGTCCGGGATGAACGATACGTCCAAGCGCCAGGAGACCCTGGATTTCGTGGACTACTTCCACGCAGGCTTCTCGATCCTGGTGCCCGAAGGCAATCCCGGAAACATCACCGCCGTCCTGGACCTCTGCGACAAGGACGTCGCCGTGCAGAAGGCCACCGTCCAGGCCGAAATCCTCCGGACCTACGAGCAGCAGTGCCTGGACAAGGGATCCCAACCGATCAGGATTTCCGAACTCCCATTGGAGACTGACGTCCAAACTGCCGTCCGTTCAGGAAAAGCCGCCGCCGACGTCGTCGATTCGGCAGCGGCAGCCTACGCCGCCACGACCGCGGGCGGCGGCAGGATCTTCGACCTGGTCAAGGACCCTGCCAACCCGGCCGGATACAACCCGGTCTACACCGGCATCGGCGTGCTCAAGAAGGACGCGGAACTCTCGAAAGCGTTGCTCGCTGCCCTCCAGTCGCTCATCGCCGACGGCACTTACGACCAGATCCTGGCCAAATACAACCTTTCCGACTACACCGTCAAGGAAACAGGACTGAACCTGGGCGGTACCAAGCCATGA
- a CDS encoding amino acid ABC transporter permease, translating to MAVPLRHPWRWVGAALLALTAAALASSLWTNPNIDHGTIGTFLFHPRILGGVGLTIVLTVVSMVVSTVLGVFLAVMRLSKNPVMNAFAWFYVWVFRGTPLLIQVVFWGYLGLLYSQISLGIPFTDFTVFSMDTNTLVPAFTAGLLAMTLNQAAYSAEIIRGGMLSVDAGQHEAASSLGMSPAFTLFRVVLPQAMRVIIPPMGNETISMLKNTSLLSVIAVLELYTVATQISSQNLRQVELLIVVSCWYLFLTSALSVPQYYLERHYGRGNARQQAPTPLARIRAMLGKQPTGPAMAPKAPKGHQS from the coding sequence GTGGCCGTTCCGCTCCGGCACCCCTGGCGCTGGGTGGGAGCGGCGCTGCTCGCCTTAACCGCTGCCGCGCTGGCGTCGTCGCTGTGGACCAACCCGAACATCGACCACGGCACCATTGGCACCTTTCTGTTCCATCCCCGGATCCTCGGGGGCGTGGGCCTGACGATTGTCCTCACCGTTGTATCCATGGTGGTGTCCACGGTCCTGGGCGTGTTCCTCGCAGTGATGCGCCTGTCCAAAAATCCCGTCATGAACGCCTTCGCCTGGTTCTACGTCTGGGTCTTCCGGGGCACCCCCCTGCTGATCCAAGTGGTCTTTTGGGGTTATCTGGGCCTGCTCTATTCACAAATCTCGCTGGGCATTCCCTTTACGGACTTCACCGTCTTCTCCATGGACACGAACACCCTGGTCCCCGCCTTCACGGCCGGCCTGCTGGCCATGACCCTGAACCAGGCCGCCTATTCCGCGGAAATCATCCGCGGCGGAATGCTCTCTGTCGACGCCGGCCAGCACGAAGCAGCCTCTTCCCTGGGAATGTCCCCGGCCTTCACCCTGTTCCGGGTGGTCCTGCCCCAGGCCATGCGGGTCATCATCCCGCCGATGGGCAATGAGACCATCTCGATGCTCAAAAACACGTCCCTGCTCTCCGTCATCGCCGTGCTCGAGCTCTACACCGTGGCCACCCAGATCTCTTCCCAGAACCTGCGCCAGGTGGAACTCCTCATTGTTGTCAGTTGCTGGTACCTCTTCCTCACCTCCGCATTGTCCGTTCCCCAGTACTACCTGGAACGCCACTACGGCCGCGGCAACGCCCGGCAGCAGGCTCCCACTCCGCTTGCCAGGATCAGGGCCATGCTCGGCAAGCAGCCAACCGGCCCGGCAATGGCCCCGAAAGCACCGAAAGGACACCAGTCATGA
- a CDS encoding amino acid ABC transporter ATP-binding protein yields the protein MTEALASPRHPDQRPAAQPLLVASNVRKHYGGVEVLKGISLTVNSGEVMCLLGPSGSGKSTFLRCINHLERIDGGRISVGGDLIGYSQRRDRIFEMSPREVARQRRGIGMVFQRFNLFPHMSALENIWAAPVGVKRVPKTEAVRRGMELLDRVGLAHLANAYPAQLSGGQQQRVAIARALAMDPQLLLFDEPTSALDPELVGDVLDVMRTLAADGMTMIVVTHEIGFARGAGDSVVFMDGGVVVESGAPEDVLDNPQNPRTISFLESVM from the coding sequence ATGACCGAGGCACTGGCCTCCCCCAGGCATCCTGACCAACGCCCCGCCGCGCAGCCGCTCCTCGTGGCCAGCAACGTGCGGAAGCACTACGGCGGCGTCGAGGTCCTCAAAGGCATCTCCCTGACCGTCAACAGCGGGGAGGTCATGTGCCTCCTTGGCCCCTCCGGGTCAGGCAAGTCCACCTTCCTCCGGTGCATCAACCACCTGGAAAGGATCGACGGCGGCCGGATCTCCGTTGGCGGTGACCTGATCGGGTACTCGCAGCGCCGGGACAGGATCTTCGAGATGAGCCCCCGCGAGGTTGCCAGGCAGCGCCGCGGCATCGGCATGGTGTTCCAGCGCTTCAACCTCTTCCCCCACATGAGTGCCCTTGAGAACATCTGGGCCGCCCCGGTGGGAGTCAAAAGGGTCCCCAAGACGGAGGCCGTGAGGCGCGGGATGGAACTGCTGGACAGGGTGGGGCTGGCCCACCTGGCCAACGCCTATCCCGCACAGCTTTCGGGCGGGCAGCAGCAGCGCGTCGCCATCGCCCGCGCGCTGGCCATGGATCCCCAGCTGCTCCTGTTCGACGAGCCAACCAGCGCCCTTGACCCCGAGCTGGTGGGAGACGTCCTGGACGTCATGCGCACCCTGGCAGCGGACGGCATGACCATGATCGTTGTCACCCACGAGATCGGCTTCGCGCGCGGGGCCGGCGACAGCGTGGTGTTCATGGACGGCGGCGTGGTGGTGGAGTCCGGTGCCCCCGAAGACGTGCTGGACAACCCGCAAAACCCCCGGACCATCTCCTTCCTCGAAAGCGTGATGTAG
- a CDS encoding mandelate racemase/muconate lactonizing enzyme family protein: MKISRATITLIDLPLLEPFVVSYDSYASMPSVILTLETDDGLTGYGESVPDGHITGETPTGTVEALRTELVPAVLGLDPRDITAVHQHLNKALKGCGAAKAAVDIACWDLAGKAANRPIYSLLGGRRPEQPTIARVMSILAPEVLAEQAVQARNQGYRHLKMKLGGGDGLDVERVRAVRTAIGTDLAIRVDVNQGWADPATAREMIQALEPYGIDWVEQPLPADDIDGFKLLRQATGARLMADESVVDAADLVRFVRDRSVDMVNLKLMKSGGITPCHRLATQAELGGLKVQIGSMLETSIASAAGFHLALSHPNIVSTELSGPVKFAREPGNLAYVLPEVQVGEGPGLGVDVDLDVLADLTVSACGVTA; the protein is encoded by the coding sequence TTGAAGATCTCCCGCGCCACCATCACCCTTATCGACCTCCCGCTGCTGGAACCGTTCGTGGTTTCCTACGACAGCTACGCCTCGATGCCCAGCGTCATCCTTACCTTGGAGACCGACGACGGCCTGACTGGCTACGGCGAAAGCGTCCCGGACGGGCACATCACCGGAGAGACGCCCACCGGAACGGTTGAAGCACTGCGGACGGAACTGGTTCCCGCAGTGCTGGGACTGGACCCCCGCGACATCACGGCCGTGCACCAGCACCTCAACAAGGCGCTTAAAGGCTGCGGAGCCGCGAAGGCCGCCGTCGACATTGCCTGCTGGGACCTGGCCGGGAAGGCGGCCAACCGCCCCATCTACAGCCTGCTGGGGGGACGCCGCCCGGAACAGCCCACCATCGCCAGGGTCATGAGCATCCTTGCCCCGGAGGTCCTGGCCGAACAGGCGGTCCAGGCGCGAAACCAGGGTTACCGCCACCTCAAGATGAAGCTCGGTGGCGGTGACGGCCTGGATGTTGAACGCGTCCGGGCTGTCCGCACAGCGATCGGCACGGACCTCGCCATCCGGGTGGACGTCAACCAGGGGTGGGCCGATCCCGCCACCGCACGTGAAATGATTCAGGCCCTGGAACCGTACGGAATCGATTGGGTGGAACAACCGCTACCCGCCGACGATATCGACGGTTTCAAGCTGCTGCGCCAGGCCACCGGCGCCCGCCTCATGGCTGACGAATCAGTGGTTGATGCCGCCGACCTGGTCCGGTTTGTCCGCGACCGTTCAGTGGACATGGTCAACCTCAAACTCATGAAGAGCGGTGGGATCACACCCTGCCACCGCCTGGCCACGCAAGCCGAACTCGGCGGCCTCAAGGTCCAGATCGGTTCGATGCTGGAAACCAGCATCGCCTCAGCCGCCGGATTCCACTTGGCCCTTTCCCACCCCAACATTGTGTCCACTGAACTGTCAGGACCAGTGAAGTTCGCCCGGGAGCCCGGCAACCTGGCCTACGTCCTGCCCGAGGTCCAGGTGGGTGAGGGCCCGGGGCTGGGCGTGGACGTGGACCTTGATGTCCTGGCCGACCTGACGGTCAGTGCATGTGGGGTAACTGCGTGA
- a CDS encoding amidohydrolase, producing the protein MISDAARRRLHGIWNHLHQHPEPSMEEFATSDYLAGLLTRAGLEPRKFGTFPGFTVDVGEGVPRIGLRADMDALVQEVDGRPTVVHSCGHDANMAIVAAVMLELAEQAGPMDGAVRAIFQPAEEAGNGAERVAALGVTDGLEYLFGVHLRPQQELPAPCLAPAISHGACLFATGTITGEDHHGARPHLGANAVELAFEVSAGLRRLKIDPQVPSSAKMTMLQAGGSNLNVIPGSGHFGVDMRAQTNEAMDTLRTGLAEVCRSVAAAAGADIRLDFRDEVPAAVIGPEAEAALASSITATLGSGFLRPRIVISGSDDFHFYTRRNPALQAAMLAVGANVQPGLHHPGMTFDGDAMERAVAVLLASCRQMAGYGSARASNRRL; encoded by the coding sequence GTGATCAGTGACGCTGCGCGGCGCCGTCTTCACGGCATCTGGAACCACCTCCACCAGCACCCGGAGCCGAGCATGGAGGAATTTGCCACCTCCGATTACCTGGCCGGCCTGCTCACGAGGGCAGGCCTGGAACCCCGGAAATTCGGCACGTTCCCCGGGTTCACGGTGGATGTCGGGGAGGGCGTTCCCAGGATAGGGCTCAGGGCGGACATGGATGCGTTGGTGCAGGAGGTGGACGGGCGACCCACCGTGGTCCATTCGTGCGGCCATGACGCGAACATGGCGATCGTGGCTGCCGTCATGCTCGAACTCGCGGAGCAGGCGGGGCCGATGGACGGCGCTGTCCGCGCCATCTTCCAACCGGCGGAGGAGGCTGGCAACGGTGCGGAACGTGTGGCGGCACTTGGTGTCACGGACGGGCTCGAGTACCTCTTCGGTGTGCACCTGCGTCCGCAGCAGGAGCTCCCGGCACCCTGTCTGGCACCTGCCATCTCGCATGGCGCCTGCCTTTTTGCCACCGGCACCATCACTGGTGAAGACCACCATGGCGCGCGGCCCCACCTGGGGGCGAACGCCGTCGAACTTGCGTTTGAAGTCTCGGCAGGGCTGCGGCGCCTAAAAATCGATCCGCAAGTGCCGAGTTCCGCCAAAATGACAATGCTGCAGGCCGGCGGAAGCAACCTCAACGTCATCCCCGGCAGCGGGCACTTCGGAGTGGACATGAGGGCCCAAACGAACGAGGCCATGGACACGTTGCGGACCGGGCTGGCGGAGGTGTGCCGCTCGGTGGCCGCTGCCGCCGGGGCCGACATCCGCCTCGACTTCCGCGACGAAGTGCCTGCTGCAGTGATAGGTCCGGAAGCCGAGGCTGCCCTGGCTTCGTCGATCACGGCAACACTCGGCAGCGGGTTCCTGCGTCCCAGGATCGTGATCTCCGGGTCCGACGACTTCCACTTCTACACCCGGCGGAACCCTGCACTTCAGGCCGCCATGCTGGCCGTCGGCGCGAACGTCCAACCCGGACTGCACCACCCGGGCATGACCTTCGACGGCGATGCGATGGAACGTGCCGTTGCTGTCCTTTTGGCGTCCTGCCGTCAGATGGCCGGATACGGGTCAGCCCGCGCGTCGAACCGCCGCCTGTAG